One part of the Gossypium raimondii isolate GPD5lz chromosome 1, ASM2569854v1, whole genome shotgun sequence genome encodes these proteins:
- the LOC105785649 gene encoding plasmodesmata-located protein 6 isoform X1 — protein sequence MALATKTTSLFLLLLAVWCFFITPSNSATDSFVFGGCSQLKYTSGSPYESNVNSILTSLVNSAMYTSYSNFTLPGASNQDTVYGLFQCRGNLNSGDCGRCVAKAVSQLGTLCLDSTGGALQLEGCFVKYDNTTFLGVEDKTVVVKKCGPSISSYSDALGRRDEVLGYLGASDGTYKPFRVSGSGDVQGVAQCVGDLSPSECQDCLSEAIGRLKTDCGAAKWGDMYLAKCYARYSEGGDHSHSQKDTNNNDDEIEKTLAILIGLIAAVALIILFLSFLSKLCDNGKGGK from the exons ATGGCTTTAGCTACGAAAACAACGTCgctgtttcttcttcttctcgcTGTATGGTGTTTCTTCATAACACCATCAAATTCAGCCACCGATTCCTTCGTTTTCGGTGGCTGTTCGCAGCTTAAATACACGTCTGGCTCACCTTATGAGTCCAACGTCAACTCCATACTCACTTCCCTGGTCAACTCAGCCATGTACACCTCTTACAGTAACTTTACCCTTCCAGGAGCCAGCAATCAGGACACTGTCTACGGCCTATTCCAGTGCCGTGGTAACCTCAACAGCGGTGATTGTGGCCGTTGTGTGGCGAAAGCCGTCAGTCAACTTGGCACTCTTTGCCTTGACTCTACGGGTGGCGCGTTGCAACTCGAAGGGTGTTTCGTTAAATATGATAACACGACTTTCCTGGGGGTGGAGGACAAGACGGTGGTGGTGAAAAAATGTGGGCCGTCGATTTCGTCTTACTCGGACGCATTGGGTCGGCGTGATGAGGTGTTGGGTTACTTGGGAGCAAGTGATGGTACCTACAAGCCGTTCCGGGTTAGCGGTTCAGGGGATGTACAAGGTGTAGCTCAGTGTGTAGGGGATTTGAGTCCGAGCGAGTGCCAAGATTGCTTATCAGAAGCGATCGGACGGCTCAAAACCGACTGTGGGGCTGCCAAATGGGGTGACATGTACTTGGCCAAGTGCTACGCGCGGTACTCAGAAGGTGGAGACCACTCCCACAGCCAAAAAG ATACAAATAACAATGATGATGAGATTGAAAAGACCCTGGCAATTCTAATTGGACTCATTGCTGCAGTTGCTTTGATCATACTCTTTTTATCATTCTTATCAAAACTGTGTGACAATGGCAAAG GTGGTAAATAA
- the LOC105785649 gene encoding plasmodesmata-located protein 6 isoform X2: MALATKTTSLFLLLLAVWCFFITPSNSATDSFVFGGCSQLKYTSGSPYESNVNSILTSLVNSAMYTSYSNFTLPGASNQDTVYGLFQCRGNLNSGDCGRCVAKAVSQLGTLCLDSTGGALQLEGCFVKYDNTTFLGVEDKTVVVKKCGPSISSYSDALGRRDEVLGYLGASDGTYKPFRVSGSGDVQGVAQCVGDLSPSECQDCLSEAIGRLKTDCGAAKWGDMYLAKCYARYSEGGDHSHSQKVALIILFLSFLSKLCDNGKGGK; encoded by the exons ATGGCTTTAGCTACGAAAACAACGTCgctgtttcttcttcttctcgcTGTATGGTGTTTCTTCATAACACCATCAAATTCAGCCACCGATTCCTTCGTTTTCGGTGGCTGTTCGCAGCTTAAATACACGTCTGGCTCACCTTATGAGTCCAACGTCAACTCCATACTCACTTCCCTGGTCAACTCAGCCATGTACACCTCTTACAGTAACTTTACCCTTCCAGGAGCCAGCAATCAGGACACTGTCTACGGCCTATTCCAGTGCCGTGGTAACCTCAACAGCGGTGATTGTGGCCGTTGTGTGGCGAAAGCCGTCAGTCAACTTGGCACTCTTTGCCTTGACTCTACGGGTGGCGCGTTGCAACTCGAAGGGTGTTTCGTTAAATATGATAACACGACTTTCCTGGGGGTGGAGGACAAGACGGTGGTGGTGAAAAAATGTGGGCCGTCGATTTCGTCTTACTCGGACGCATTGGGTCGGCGTGATGAGGTGTTGGGTTACTTGGGAGCAAGTGATGGTACCTACAAGCCGTTCCGGGTTAGCGGTTCAGGGGATGTACAAGGTGTAGCTCAGTGTGTAGGGGATTTGAGTCCGAGCGAGTGCCAAGATTGCTTATCAGAAGCGATCGGACGGCTCAAAACCGACTGTGGGGCTGCCAAATGGGGTGACATGTACTTGGCCAAGTGCTACGCGCGGTACTCAGAAGGTGGAGACCACTCCCACAGCCAAAAAG TTGCTTTGATCATACTCTTTTTATCATTCTTATCAAAACTGTGTGACAATGGCAAAG GTGGTAAATAA